The nucleotide window TCAAGGGACAGTTTACAGGTGGCATAGGGAGACTGTTCTCCAAGCCCAAGTATAGAGCAGACATCACCAGTCGTTCCCATCCAGAGCTAGATCTTGCCAACCTCTCAAGTGGTCTGAGTTGCGTGGAGATGAGACCTAATGCAATCCCTGATGCAATGTCACATACATTGCAGGTGTTGCTGATCTAGTATCATTTGGAAGTGTAGGTTCAGCTGCTTAGTTGTGGGTACCTGTTTTGTGAAGGGCAGAGATACATTTGCTGTGTCTGACAGCCCATGGGAAGATATGTTCTGTATGTTCTACCTTGCAACATAAGGTCATTCTTGGAGTCAATTATAAATGCCAAAACATAGATTATGATGtttcagaagaataaaaaagtaaGGCTTGGTCAGTGTCTccctttaattttcttgtttctagatcCTTTGATccgacaaggcaatggcaccccactccagtactcttgcctggaaaatcccatggatggaggagcctggtgggctgcagtccatggggtcgctaagagtctgacacgactgagtgacttcacttttacttttcactttcatgcattggagaaggaaatggcaatccactccagtgttcttgcttggagaatcccagggatgggggagcctggtgggctgctgtctatggggtcgcacagagttggacgcgactgaagtgacttagcagcagcagatccttTGATACTGAAGTGTGGTCTGCTAATTGGCAGCAATTAGCAGGAATCTGGAaatctgttagaaatgcagaatctcaggccccactgAGACCCACTGAAGCAGACTCTGCATTTAACAAGATTCCCAGGCGCATGTtaatgtttgagaaccactagttTAGGCTTCAAGGACGTTAAGTGTCTTTGTGAGTGCTCTCAGATCATGAGGACAGAAGGTGGATTCTGCTACATGGGAGCAGGCCATGGGTTGGCTTGGGAATTGTCCCTCTAGTGGCCCCAAGAGGAGGCAAGATATGCTctcatagaatatatttttttcctccctggatGCTAATAGAACATGATATAAACTATTCAATTTAGATTCAATCCGCTAGATTTGAAAGGAATGTTAAGAGATGGGCTATTTGTTCATGTTAGGTCAAGAAGGTCAAGGAAGAGTCACATCCCTTGACGCTGAGTGATGGCAGTTGTAGAGGTCTGTGAGAGATACATACCCTCCCTCACTAAAAGCTGAATCTCAGGGGATAAACACTGGAATTCCATTGGGGATTATCCTTCTAATCTCTCCAAATCATGAAGAGTCTAGATATTCTCTTTAGAAAAAGTAGCAATTTAGAGGAATCACAGCTGATAGATCATGGAGCCTGCTTTTCTAATTCCAATTTCTGTTCTCTTTCTACTGTTACAGGCTTTCCTTTGGGAAATATTACCCTCTTCAGGTAGTCTCTTCAAATTACTTTGGTTCCCAAACTGAAGTCTCTTTCAATAGAGAAGCTGCCTTTGAAGTGGAATTGGGGCTTTCAGATGCATTTCTGGCTATGAGTTAAATATATTGTTTGGTTTAAGCCAATCTTGGGCTCTTAAGATTTCAGGAACTTATCCCTTTTGAATGGGCTGACCACACAGAGTCCAGAGGAACAGATCTGAGTGACCAGATCCGAGTGGTCAATGAACTAAGTGCAAACTTTCCTGACTACCCACCTCCATGCCATAGCTCACACCCTCCCATCTTTCCTACAGGGCCCAGAGCCTTTCTTACCTTGGCAGCTCTTGGATACACCAGAGTCTGGTAGATAATAATTGGGCCTGGAGTCTGCACAGAGCTATCGTTGAATGAGTACCAGTTATGGAAGCTATTGCTATTCTGCACAGGCTGGTTTTCTACCCCTGCGCTCCAGTAGGTATAGAGGCCATCTGTGGGCTTGGCAGGTGCAGCTGACTGGGCTCGCCCATAGGCTTCCAGACCTATCTTGGTCTTCTCACAGGCAGGGGCATTGAAGGACAATAAGGAGGAGCTTCGCTGGTATATCTGCTGGTTGTTGAAGCTGTGGGTGCTGAAAGTGACCTTCCTGGCAATCATCATTTCTGACTGCAGGGGATAGGGGGATGGCAGGGAGTCCCCAGAGGAACACACCTTCTTGGGTCCTGTGGGGAAGAGCTCGTGAATGGCACTGGAGAGCTCAGCGAAGTCCAAGGGCATGCAGTTCAAGGAGTGTAGCCGGAGCTGTGGGTCGGGCCTGTAAGTGCTCTGGATGCCATCCTCGATCTGGTCCACCAGGATCTTGGCTGACTGCAGGAATGCCACTTGGCCTGTCTCCTTCAGCGCCTCCTTGGAGTAGGCAATCAGACCATCCATTTCGTTCACCTTCATGGTAGTGACGTACACATACTTTTCAATTTCCTTCTGCCTGGACACCTCCATATTCTCTATCTGCTCCATGatggttttctctttctcctggagAATACTGCGCAGCTTGAGAAATCCATTTCTGATCTCTTTTCGCTTTACCTCCTTGTCAGCtttaaagctgttttttaaaatattgaattccaTGAGGTCATTATCAATTTCATAGCGGACTGCAAAACAATCAAGTTAGTTACTTCAGTTAAATTTTTCAGTTCCCCAGATATCAAAGCCAGTGGCAAACTGGAACATACTAACTTGGGCTCCAAAGAAGTGGGTGGAAAGGGAGGAAAACTACTTGTTGCTGGGCTGAAAGATACTAGTATAGGTTTATAAAGTGACTCTGGCCCCTCTCCACacatccttctcttcctctttgtctAATATTTCCCTTGGGTATGACAGCCAGCCTTCCCTGGCATGCTTCTATCTAATAATTCTTACAGCCTTGGGTCTAAAGGTGGAAGTTCAAGGCCACCCTTGATATTAGTTTTCACTCAACTTTACCTGTTAGCAAGTTGAACTTGAGAAGAGGTGATGTCACAAAGTGATGGATTTTCCCTATGTGAAAGCCTAAGCTTTTGCAGGGGtcggagaagaaaaaaaaatttctgatgactacttctaaatatttctttgtcTCATTCACCAAAACCCAGCCCTAGACAATAGTGGCAAATTAGCAAAGTTCCCCTTCACCGTGGCTTCTCTTTGACATGTCCGTTTCCTCTGCTGGGGGCTTGGATTCTCTTGGGTTCAGCTGGACTCCCTGTCTTGCCTACCCTACCTCCCACTTCCTTTCCAGAAAGGGTCTGCTGTTACAAGTCAAGGAAAACCAAGTTCATCCCACAGCCTTGAGATAGCATTTGGATTTTAAGTCCACTCAACcattcaacaaccatttatggGACACCTATTCCACATCATATACTTTTCTAAGTTCTAGGGATACAGATATGACTATGAGAGGCCACTGATGCTCCAGGAATGCACAAACCCAATGTACTGCAGTGTGGAGGATGCCAGGGCAGGGTGAGCATGTGGCCcacctctgtctgtgaaatggcAACTTCATTGGCTTTACAGGGTTTTAGGCGTTAGACAGCAATTTGAATACAGGTCAACCTTCTGTGGCCTATTCTAGAGGTAAGGTCCTCTCCAGGAAAGGCTGGCTCTGCAGTGAATTGATGGGCTATAATCCTTTCCAGATTTTACTCAGCCATGGGGGTGACCAAATCTTGGTTGGTAACATGGTCCTGGATCCACAGTAAGTTGGATCTCTGTGGGTGGTGGCCTTTGTGACAATGATGTGCATTAAACCCTAGGGTTCTGGCAGACTGTGAGAACAGGACGACAACTGTCTTGGTTCCCACCATGACTAGGATATGTAGAGGTGCTGGAAAGGTTTTTGTTGAGTGTAAGCCATTCTGTTGTGTTTTCTCACATCTTCAGGGTGACTGTCAGCAGTGCTGCTTTCTGGTCTACTTTCTGAAGCCCTCATTTCCTCTGCCTACCTCCTTCCTCACACTGGCCCAGAAGGGTGGATGGAGAGGCAATACAGATGGGGGCTGAACAGGGGACTATCAGGATGTGATTGCAGTGGTGCTGAGAAATGCTCCCTGCCTTCCCCACGTGCAAGCCCTGCTTGTGACTTAGGGCCCCAGAAATTCCACTTAATGATGCACTGATTCCTTTGACTCTTCAGCAGTTACTCACTGTTAAAGATATTTGAATAGGAAATTCCTCGCTTTATTAGGGATTAGTTAGGTATCTGTAGAGCAGAGTCCAGAGATACAAGATAAAAATGTCTTGATGAGGGGGAAGGGGGGTTTatcaggagaggagaaaagagaggagagacCAGAAGCActacccgccccccccaccccctcaccaaaTGCGGTTTTGCAAGAGTTCTTCTTAGAACAAATTCAGAGCAAGGTCTCTTTCAGGAACTGTATTTAaaattaactgctgctgctgctaagtcgctccagtcatgtccgactctgcgcaaccccatagatggcagcccaccaggttccgccgtccctgggattctccaggcaagaatactggagtgggttgccatttccttctccaatgcatgaaagagaaaattgaaagtgaagtcgttcagttgtgtccgactcctagcgaccccatggactgcagcctaccaggctcctctgtccatgggttttccaggcaagagtactggagtggggtgccattgccttctccaatttaaaattaactactatttattaaacatttattatagaTCCAAGCCATACATTATCATGTATCACACCTTGAATCATATccatatattattatacattgcATATAACTTCCTATGAAGAAGACATTATTTCCATTTATAGAGGccactaaggctcagagaggttaaatgactatCCAGTGTCACACGGCAAATAGAAACCAGGGCCTGTCCCTAATTCTATTTGCCTAACTCCAGAGCCTTATGTTTCTAATTGCCCCAGTTGCCCTTCTCAGCCCTCTGTGAGCACCAGAATCATCTGggaaacttaaagaaaaagaaagaaatctcttaACTTTACCTGCTCAGTGAATCAGGCTGAGCAGAGGCTTAGGAATCCAGGTGAGACTGTCTGCAGCTAGATTTAGAATCTAATCCAGGGAACCTTCAGGGGGtcttattaaaaatgcagattctgatggGGTGGGACCTGAGGCTCTGCATTTCTAATAGGATCGCAAGGGATTCCCATGCTGCTGGActtggaccacactttgagcagCAAGGCACTAAACTTCTGAGCTCCCTttaagccagtggttctcaacactGCTGTCACATTAGAATTACATGGGAGTTTTGAAAAATCCTCATTGTTTAGCCTATACCTCTATGGGGACAGGATACATATATCAGATGTTAGTAAAGCTTCCCACTGGTCCAAGTGAGCAGCTGGACACAGCACAGCATCAACCCAAACTGAACCTTCTCTTCAGAGCCCAGAGCTTCTCAAAGTGTATTCTCAGATCACCTGATTTTAAATTATgtgtaaatttaaatttacagCACCTCCTGGAAAATGAATTGAGTCCTTAAGAACAAGTTTGAGCCCtggtttaaaaaaactttttttttaacaagaatgGACAGGCTCAATTTTCCCTCTATGTCTGAATGGATATGCCACAAAGGTGGCCCTTTCCCAGTGGCTGGGCTCATTGGAATTTGTAGCAATGTCCCTTCATGGTCTTGTTTTTCAGGTGTCCTGGACTTTGAGAAAATGATCCCAGCATGACTTTGTTAAAGACCCAGGCTTTCTATGATTGCATGAGGCCCATAGCAGGTAACATGCAGCATCCCCTTCCCTAAACCAAGGCTCTGGAGAATCCAGTCAAGCTTAGGCCATGGGTCCCACCTTAAAAAACCCCTGTAGGAACAAATGGGGCTTCCACTGGCCTGGCAACATGGCtcctgtaggatttttttttaactataagggcttccctggtgctgttCCCAAACTtaataaatgtccattgacaaaccATGTTTCTAGGCATGGAGCAATTGAGAAATCAAGGTGTTCCTGAAATAAGATGGTGAGAGGTCCTGAGAGGCATAATTAACAAGGTCTGTCTGTGACCCACCTCTCTGTCCAATGGAACCTTTCTGTGCAGTTCAGGGGAAAGCTGCCCCCTTGTCATCTGTTCAGACATGCTTCTATGGACACTGAAATATCTGACAAGGGAGGAGCTAGGCTGATCTGGGGCATCCTGGTCACTTGACTCTAGGCCACCACTTAGAGGAACAGGCCGCAGGTGGTGGCggtggttgctgttgtttttcagtctctctgtCTTTAGATTCTGGCCACTGTTTAGCATAGTAGGTTGTCAAATGGGTGCTGTGGAATTAACACAATTTTGGACTCAGAGATACTAGGTCACCAGTTGTCTTATCCATGGAGGGAATTTTAATGCCTGTATTATAAGATTATTGAAAAGATTAGATAATTCTTCTGAAAGGCTTGGGTAAAGTAGGCCTCTGTTCAAAGAAGCTATTCCCACTGATAAAAGGgcctaaaaaagaaatagaaaatcttaacagacccatcacaagcattgaaattgaaactgtaatcagaaatcttccagcaaacaaaagcccaggtccagacagcttcacagctgaattctaccaaaaatttagagaagagctaacacctatcctactcaaactcttccagaaaattgcagaggaaggtaaacttccaaattcattctatgaggccaccatcaccctaataccaaaacctgacaaagatgccacaaaaaaagaaaactacaggccaatatcactgatcaacatggatgcaaaaatccttaacaaaattctatcaatcagaatccaacaacacatgaaaaagatcatacaccattaccaagtgggctttatcccatggatgcaaggattcttcaatatccacaaatcaatcaatgtaatacaccacattagcaaattgaaaaataaaagccatatgatcatctcaatagatgcagtgaaagcctttgacaaaattcagcatccatttatgataaactctccagaaagcaggaatagaaggaacataactcaacataatgaaagctatatatgacaaacccacagcaaacattatcctcaatgttgaaaaactgaaagcatttcccctaaagtcaggaacaagccaagggtgcccactttcaccactactattcaacatagttttggaagttttagccacagcaatgagaacagaaaagaaataaaaggaatccaaattggaaaagaagaagtaaaattcccactgtttgcagatgacatgatcctctacatagaaaaccctaaagactccaccagaaaattactagagctaatcaatgaatatagtaaaattgtaggatataaaatcaacacacagaaatcccttgcattcctaaacactaataatgagaaaacagaaagagaaattaacgaaacaattccattcaccattgcaaagaaaagaataaaattcttaggaatatatctacctaaagaaactaaagacctatatatagaaaactataaaacactggtgaaagaaatcaaagaggacactaacagatggagaaatataccatgttcatggatcagaagaatcaatatagtgaaaatgagtatactacccaaagcaatctatagattcaatgcaatccctatcaagctaccaatggtaactttcacagagctagaacaaataatatcacaatttgtatggagatatgaaaaacctcaaatagccaaagctatcttgagaaagaagaatgaaactggaggaagcaacctgcctgacttcaggctctactacaaagccacagtcatcaagacagtatggtactggcacaaagacagaaatatagatcaatggaacaaaatagaaagcccagagataaatccacacacctatggacaccttatctttgacaaaagaggcaagaatatacaatgaagaaagacaatctctttaacaagtggtgctgggaaaactggtcaaccacttgtaaaagaatgaaactagaacactttctaacactatacacaaaaataaactcaaatggattaaatatctaaatgtaagaccagaaactattaaactcctagaggagaacataggcaaaacatcctctgacataaaccacagcaggatcctctatgacccacctcccagaatattggaaataaaagcgaaaataagcaaatgggacctaattaaaattaaaagcttctgcacaacaaaggaaactataagcaaggtgaaaagacagccttcagaatgggagaaaataatagcaaatgaagcaactgacaaacaactaatctcaaaaatatacaagcaactcctgcagctcagttccagaaaaataaacgacccaatcaaaaaatgggccaaaaaactaaacagacatttctccaaagaagacatacagatggacaacaaacacatgaaaagatgctcaacatcactcattatcagagaaatgcaaatcaaaccacaatgaggtaccatttcacaccagtcagaatgggtgcgatccaaaagtctaaaagcaataaatgctggagagggtgtggagaaaagggaaccctcttacactgttggtgggaatgcaaactagtatagccattatggagaacagtgtggagattccttaaaaaactggaaacagaactgccttatgacccagcaatcccactactgggcatacacattgaggacaccagattgaaagagacacatgtaccccaatgttcgttgcagcactgtttataatagccaggatatggaagcaacctagatgtccatcagcagatgagtggataagaaagctgtggtacatatacacaatggagttttactcagccattaaaaagaatacatttgaatcagttctaatgaggtggatgaaactggagcctattatacagaatgaagtaagccagaaagaaaaacacgaatacagtatactaacacatatgtatagaatttagaaagatggtaatgataaccctgtatgcaagacagcaaaagagacacagatgtatggaacagtcttttggactctgtgggagagggagaaggtgggatgatttgggagaatggcattgaaacatgtataatatcatatatggaacgaattgccagtccaggttcgatgcaggatacaggatgcttggggctggtgcactgggatgacccagagggatggatggtatggggagggaggtgggaggggtgttcaggatggggaacacgtgtacacccgtggtggattcatgttgatgtatggcaaaaccaatacaatattgtaagtaattagcctccaattcggagaaggcaatggcaccccactccagtactcttgcctggaaaatccatggatggaggagcctggtaggctgcagtccatggggtcactaagagttggacacgactgagcgacttcactttcacgcatcggagaaggaaatggcaacccactccagtgtttcttgcctggagaatcccagggacggcggagcctggtgggcttctgtttatggggttgcgcagagtcggacatgactggagcaacttagcagcagcctccaattaaaataataaatttatattaaaaaaaaaagggcctgAAAGTGTCAGTGAGATCCTCTTATCTACCCTGGTGGATATACACACAGAAATTATTGGGCTCTTTGCTGATATCTGTAAAATATCATTGTACCAGGTTCCATCATGAGAACTTGAGTCAGTTTCCCTTACAGAAACTACAACTATGGTATATGTAGTAGTTACATATACCACGAGCAGGTATGCAGAGGAGTAGCAAGCTGTGGACTAGAACATTATTGGCTATCTCTGGGTATTTGTTACCAGTTCATTTACTTTACTGCTTGCAGCTTTTGGGGAAATTGAAAATAGAGGTAACTCTCAATATCACTTAATTCTTTCCCCCTTAAAATTGGGAAAATACTGCAAGAAATCCATCCTTAAGGACAAAATATCTTAGACAGGCTCACAGAACTTCAGAATACTACAGGATCAAGCTCCTTCATTCTCCAAAGAGCAATATGAGGcccaaggtcatgaaaattataaCCAAGATGATAGAATCTTTATGCATTTACTATGTGTGGGATCTGATTTTACATGTTTAAGATAGagtaatttatttaatcctcacaaggaGTTATTACTATTGcaacagggaagaacaaatctgactccatattagatCTGTTCCTTTTGTTTTAACCTTTCCATTAATGTTTTAATCTGTTCCTTTCGTTTTGTGTTTTGTTAACCTGTGCTTAGTCCTGCTGACTCTGCACATTTTGTAAAAGAATATTGCctgtagcctgaaatatacatgaTAGCCTATTCTCAAGACTGGGCTCTTCAAGAGTCCATTCATATAGAGATTAAAAGtcgcagaacagagaataacatttgttttgTTGCAGGTTTGCAAGAACATGGTGACCTGATCTAGGTGGACAGTTGCAAGAACAAAGAATAtagacaccaagaagtttgcagcaCTCAGCCTTGCCCCTCCCTTACTCTGCCTTTAGAAAAGTactttgctgaaaccctttggAGAATTCGGGAGTTGGGTGGGGCAGGAGCCACCTGTTTCCTTGCATGGCCGTGCAATAagcctttctctgttccaaactccaACATTTCattggtttgtttggcctcactgtgcgcTGGGCACGTGAACTTGCGTTGGGTAacactattatccccattttccagcTGGGAAAACCAAGGCACAGGGAGTTAAATGGCTGGCAGTAGTTGCTAGATGTAAATACCAGGCCACTGATTTGCAGACTGGCTCAGTGTCTCCCAGGGCTTGGACCCCTCCACCAGGTGGAGCTAAGGCTCCGTTAAACAGATCCTCCCAAATCACCTTCCCCATCAATTCCTGAACTAGGAGTAGTGGAGGGAGAAAAAGGGATCAGGACCTGCTTTGAACTTGGCGATGGCGCTGAAGAGCGCGGCAGCCCTCTCCGAGCAGGCGTCGATGAGGCTGATGGTGTCGTGGCCGTTGTGGAGGGAGGTCTTACAGAAGCCGCAGAGCAGCTCGTTGTCGTTGCGGCAGTACTCTATGATGCGGCTGGACGGGTGGTGGATGCAGATCTTCTCGTCCTGGTCCTCCGTGCTGGTATCCACGAACACGTGGTCCTGCATGGCCACGTCCGAGTGGAAAGTCTTGAGGCACTCGTTGCACAGGTTGAGGCGGCAGGTGAGGCAACGCTTGTAGGCAATGCGCTGGCTGCGGCAGACCTGGCAGACAATGGGCCCGCTGGAGCGGTCGAAGCGCCACTTGAGGTAGCCATGCTGCTGCATGTAGCGCTTGGTGAGGCGGCCGCGCAGATAGTTCTCGGGTAGCTGCATCTTGTGGCTGTAGGGCATGCAGTGCGAGCGGTTGCACACCGGGCAGATGAGGATGAAGAAGTTCTCGGTGACCTCGGCATGCTTCTGCAGCCGCCGCAGGCACTTCTCACACAGGCTGTGGTGGCAGGGTAGCATGAAGGAGTGCAGGCGCAGGCGGCCGCAGATGGGGCACGACAGGTGGCTGACCAGATTGCTGTTGGCCGTCGGCATCATCTTCACCTCCTCCAGCTGCGTGTCGCTGCTCCCGATGCGCAGCGCCGTCTTGGAGCTGCAAGGAGAAGCAAGCGTGCGAACTCAGGAGGCGGCCTCCGTTTCTCCCTCTCGGAAGGAACAGGTGCATCACTAAGTCGCAGCGCAGTGTGATGGGGAGGAGCATGGGTTGTCCGCAAACCTGGTTCTAAACCCGCCTCCACCATCTTTTAGCTGGGCTCACGCATTTAAGTTAATTaacctctgtctgtctgtctcctcatTATAGAATCACTTGATGGGGCTTCTTGAGAAAATTTAAATGGAACTGAAAACCTGGATGGCCTTTGAGCAGTCCCTGGAATGCTGTACCTGATATGCAACTGCTTGTTATTTTtgagcaagagaaaaacagcCCAGAGGGGCAGGCACTTTCAGCTGGGTATTGGAATTCTGTTGGTCATAGATAATATCACAGAACACCCACAGCAGACAAGGCCATTCTGGGACTGTGGTGAAGCAAAGCAGAAACAAATCACTTCCTCATGTTTGAACTCAGAAGCAAGAACATCGTCCAAACCACAAAAATCACCAAACATCCCCTGTCCTGATTAAAAGCAGCgactgctgctttttttttttaaaccaataacAGGCTCAACCCTGTTATTTCCATCTTCTATGCAAGATTTATTAAGATACCCAATAGGAGATTTACCCCTGTGTCCTCACCTACCATGAGCATAAATCCTGTAATAACTTAGTGATGCCTTCCTACTGAGACAACTCACATTTGCTCATGGTGTATCTCTCTCTTGTTTCAGTGGGACAGTAAATCCAGTCTCCTCCAGCTACAGGTGTGT belongs to Bubalus bubalis isolate 160015118507 breed Murrah chromosome 1, NDDB_SH_1, whole genome shotgun sequence and includes:
- the TRIM42 gene encoding tripartite motif-containing protein 42; this encodes MDTAMCVCSPCCTWQRCCPRLCSCLCCKFLFTSERNCTCFPCPYKDERNCQFCHCTCSENPNCHWCCCSWANDPNCKCCCTASSNLKCYYYESRCCRNATITFRKGRLRSIRTSSKTALRIGSSDTQLEEVKMMPTANSNLVSHLSCPICGRLRLHSFMLPCHHSLCEKCLRRLQKHAEVTENFFILICPVCNRSHCMPYSHKMQLPENYLRGRLTKRYMQQHGYLKWRFDRSSGPIVCQVCRSQRIAYKRCLTCRLNLCNECLKTFHSDVAMQDHVFVDTSTEDQDEKICIHHPSSRIIEYCRNDNELLCGFCKTSLHNGHDTISLIDACSERAAALFSAIAKFKAVRYEIDNDLMEFNILKNSFKADKEVKRKEIRNGFLKLRSILQEKEKTIMEQIENMEVSRQKEIEKYVYVTTMKVNEMDGLIAYSKEALKETGQVAFLQSAKILVDQIEDGIQSTYRPDPQLRLHSLNCMPLDFAELSSAIHELFPTGPKKVCSSGDSLPSPYPLQSEMMIARKVTFSTHSFNNQQIYQRSSSLLSFNAPACEKTKIGLEAYGRAQSAAPAKPTDGLYTYWSAGVENQPVQNSNSFHNWYSFNDSSVQTPGPIIIYQTLVYPRAAKVYWTCPTEDVDSFEMEFYELITSPPNNVRTELCGQIRDIMQQNLELHNLTPNTEYLFKVRAINDNGPGQWSDICKVVTPDGRGKNRAKWGLLKNIQTALQKRF